The region atttTACGTAACATGAAAATGTCATCCGTTTGTTTTTTATACCGTAAAAGCCAAGTAAGTTATGTATTTTGGTTACTTACTCATTGGCTAACATGAAAGCTGTTTTGTATGTTATACattaacaataaatacacactaaAAATACACTGTCAGCTCCTCATAAGGCCTTGAGACCAATGATTTAATACATTGTGACCTGTGAATCTGTACAGCAAAATTAATATACTGATGTGCCAATTATGAATGTTAAGAAAATAAGCAATCATGCAATAATTAGGTGATTAAGATAAAGATACTACCTGATACTTATTTTGCACTTGGTTTGCAATTACTGCACTgatttagtgcctttacttaATCAAGCTGCCCACCTTAAGCAGAATGATTCTAAAATTTGCATTGCTCCATGTGTCTAGACAACCGCCATGGGTCGATTTTAATCTCATTAGCATGCTTAGCTTTACTGCATTTAGTAACACATCTATTCCTTAGCACATGGGCACTCATATACAAACATACCAATTCTGTTTTTAAACCTCAGTTGGTATTTTAATTCCCAAGAGAATTATCAAGGGATTAAGTGTTGTTATAAGTAAAAGTATTGAAACACAGTGGCAAACAtgctgctgtcccaacttttttgaaacgTGCATGGAATCAAGTTTAGAATTCACATAGATAAAGGTTAATTGTCAATTGTGGATGATAATTGTAGTATAatgcaactaacagagttccaaAGAGATTAAATAGTTTGCAGGTGCATCAGACACAAAAACTAAACAACACAGGATAGTTACAGGATAGTTGCTGAATGCTTAAAAAGTACAGCCTCAAAAATAGCTACAACAGTGAATTATTAATTCTATGACAGAGAAGCACTGATCTTGCAGTTTTTGGCCTATTTGTTGGTTTTGTTACAGTCAAATTAGTAAAGTAAAGCAATAGAAATAAAGTTAAATGCTGTAGCGTTTGCAGCAGAACGAAAGATTCTAAATAAACTGTTGGACATCATGGGCATTAGCTCACACTCCCTCTATACTCCTATACTTTATTTTTAGACTTAAACATGTATGCTGACCTAAGAAGGGGCATATAGGGTAATTTTACTCATGGCCATTATACTTATAGTGAGTCACCACACAGCAGGAACTGCACAGGACCCCTGTTGCTGAACTGGCAGTAATAAGGTTAATAACACTAGTAAAAAGTGATTGAGTGGCAGCCATCTATTGTACTAGCCCATCACTACTGAGATCCAGATTTGCATCTCAGTGGTGCAATCAGCtgaccgggcatctacacagacatgattggcttagTCAGTCAGTGACCAAGAGTACAAGcctaattacataaaaaaataatcagtaggcaaaataaaaaaaatagaaagcaGTGATTTTTAAACGCTTTTATATGTAACTAAATGAGAAGGGCATTAAGGGCAAGGCCAAAAACCAATACTGAACACCAGTGACCTTCAGTCCCTGATGcaccactgcattaaaaaacagacaTGCTTCTGCAATTCTAATAACCAAAGGGGCTGTCTGCATATTTTTGTCATATAATGTGTCTTTAATAGTGTGTTTACTCTCCTAGCATGAGCTCATCATGTTTCTAAGTGACCTGCTGTTCTGCTCAGGCTGCAGTGAAGGAGAGTCAGAGGATTTTGGCCAAATGGATCCGTTTCATTGGGGAGAAACGCTTGGAGGTGGCTGAGCTGACCCAGGTTCAGCAGAATGTTGCAATTACTTGAGCACAGAGTCTGCTGGAGCAGTAGATTCCTGAGCTGAGGGAGAGCGATACCAAGCTAAAgcagctttcacacacagatGATCACGTCCATTCCCTCCAGGTGGAACCCTTAATACCAACCATTCAACAACAATTTAACACAGCAGGAAATCAACGTTTTCAGAAGCATTTTAACGTTGGAGCAAGATTATACTTTATGTTAAAGTAGGTCCATTTATGTGTAGACCTGAATATGTGTGATAAGTGATTTGCAGTTAAAATATGAATATGTTTCTTGATTAGAAATTGaatatgaaatattttattGCTGTTTAAATTTGCACCAGATGGGAAGGAAAAGAGTCACAACAGAacaacatacatttatttatttattaggattttaaggtcatgttttacacacattcatgagagaaacggtagttactcgtaacacacgattaatcagttcacaagtttaatgtcaaacacagtcatggacaattttgtatctccaattcacctcacttgcacatctttggactgtgggaggaaatcgaagctcctggaggaaacccaggcagacatggggagaacatgcaaactccacaccgaacccagttcttgctgtgaggtgacagtgctacccaccgagccaccaggcCACCCAGAACAACATACAATGTTTACATATGAAGTTAAAAGCTTCATTTGATTCGTCAACGAATCGTTCTTTAAATCGGTTCTTTTTGCTGAATCGTTTAACGGCAAACTTTACCAAATCTGagtctgtttatttaaataccGAGTCTGTTGCGGCTAGACAAAGTCTATGTCTTGAACACATTTTAACCTTCTAAGTATGTAATTATAACATGAATAGCACGTATTATAAAAAGAGTTTACAATTCTATTTAAAGGAGCCGATTGAACGAATCGAATTGAATTCTTTTTATAACCCTGTATCCATGGCACGTTTCTTTTCCTTACGTCATGACGCAATACATTTTAACCAATCAGATTAGACGTATCTGCCAAGAGGCAAAATTCAAACAGCCGCTAACATCAGCTCGTTGATGCGCTAGCTTGAGCCGGATCGCTGTAAACGCAGCATTGAATAATATAAACAACATGGAGCTAATGAAGGAGGATTTAAAAATTTACTTCTTTGAGAACAGAATAGCAACATATTCCGGGTGGCCGTTTGATGAAGACTGCGCCTGTACGTCCGAGAATGTAAGTGTTTTTTCCTTACCGAATAACGTTAACCAGTCATGGATCCTTTCTGTATAAACAGTAGATTAGCATGGAGACTGTTTACCAGCACGCAACCTGAAATTAAGAAGCAAATAGGTTTAATATCAGGTTATTTACAACCTTTAATCTACTTAAAGTCAATTTAGTTACAACATAACATTCTGTGAACTGCAACTGAGAAAATCTGCAGTTTTGTATCCTGTGGGTTAATGTCAAGAGACCAACAAATAAGTTCTGACATGTTTTCCATATATATCACgcattgtatatatttacacacatgtacagttcCACATAcccagagcctggatttgaaccaacagtCTTCCGATTCATAGCCTAATGCTCTACCTACTAGTCCTACAAGGCCTGGCTTGTTATTAGTGtttgggacagttgtagcctagcagttaagctactggactagtaatcaaaaggttgctggttcaagccccacctgccaggttgtcactattgggcccttaaccctcaattgcttagacagtatgctgtcacagtagtgtaagccgctttggataaaagcgtctgctaaatgatacATGGTATCTCTGTGAGGACATGGGCACAGCTCTGGGTGAATGATTATTTAGTGAATGACTCGCTGACTAAATATTATGCAGTAAAAAGCAAAGACGAGTTGTCAGATCTGTGTGACCATCCCTACATGAATCAACCCTAAATACTGTTACATAGTATCGGAATCTACCTGCtgaccaaaaacattcagcaggTTCCAAAGCAGACAAATCCactaaaaacccacaaaactgATCATGTTTCTTACAAAAACCCGTACCAAACAACCTAACACGACCATGTTGACTTtggattttatacattttagatGGCCAAAGCTGGTTTCATCCACACTCCAACTGACAACAGTCCAGATGTGGCTCAATGCTTTTTCTGCTTCAAAGAGCTGGAGGGCTGGGAGCCTCAGGATGACCCTGTGTAAGTAACACAAATGTCACAAATTATGAATTCTTCGTGCTGCTTTTATGTTCAGTGTGCATCTGTATTGGCCTTACCTTGTAAATATGGATATGAAAGAGAAAGGATGTATTTAAGTATACACAATTGTTTAAAAAGATCAAATTGAAACAAAAACGTACTAGTATTATTAATTTGgggtgtttaaatactttttacaaaacacattttggtttatgcttataaatgcatactttataaataaatcaacataTTACTGTCATAAGACAGTAATAACAGTTACTAATTTACCCCACTAGAGACAATGTAAATGACAATGAGTGTGGGTCAATTTTGCTACCTGAACACACTTGATGGAGATCTTCAGTTCTCATTAATTCACTTTCTAAAGGATTCCAAAGAATCAAGCTTAGGGTAGTAACATACATTTCTGGTCCATGCCTTAATTAAGAGTGAGAGAACAAACGATCTCTTGGGTGTTTATTGATTCATTCTTTTTTCAGCAAGGAACACAAGTCTCACTCCCCAGCTTGCAATTTCATTCTGCTTAAAAAAACTGTGGACGAGCTCACCGTGGAAGAGATTCTGAAGCtgcaaaaagaaagacagaagtTTCACATTGTGAGTAGTGGTCATGTTTCATTTCTTGTTATAGatctacactgtacataaagagCAGTTTaactaatgtgtttttttttttttattcatgtgtaCATTATTATTCTGGTCACGTTCAAGGGTTTGTAAAGATCGCTGCACAGGTGTTGGTTGGCAATTTGTTTGGCTTTGCTTTTTAGGATTTGAATGTCAGTGAATCGTAATTACGGATTGTAATTGGAATTCTGCTCACAACATGAAACACACTTGAGATAAATTACTTGTGATTTACTTGTGATAAATGTTTTATCACTATTGGATGGCACCAGATGcagaatttaacatttttcctgATTTTACAGACCTGGGCAATATTCACAAAATTTTTAATGCAATAAGTCAAAGCAGCCTGAGATTTAAGGTCGtaccttttttaaaaaaaagaagtaacCTTTAACACTAACCTTTACTAGTATCACTTAAGTAATCCTCCTGCTTTCATCATAAATGCTTAGAAAATAATGCATTAAAAGGTATGTTCTTAATAATTGTACATCAAAGAAAGGACATGTACTAGTGCCTTGTACTAGTGACATGTACACAGAACCATTAAGCTTTTTTCtggcattttgtttttaatagtgGTAAATCGAATGATATCATCTAAAATTACAGTATTTAACAGTCAATATTTTGAGTGAGTATATAGTTTCTGATGTAAGAAAAGCAGAATATATGATGAGAACAATACTATCCCCAGAGTCAAGCATTGAGGTTGGTCATTGACGATACAGAAATTTTTTTTCTGCAGAAACTTTATAAATGTGACTTTATAAATGGCACTAaggattcacagaaataccaaggaTTTTAAGTAGGAATGTTCTGCTATCTGTGGTGACATTTAACATTGGTGATAACCAGAAAAACAATGACTTCCAAATGCTGAGAATCTACatggacataattggctatgtctaaatgTGGAAGATGGCTGATGGCTTGCATTTTCACAACCCCTGCTATGCAAAGAGCCTTGTTTAATACTAACGGTATAATTTATTGTTCATGTGGACACAAGAATGGTcaagctcattgtgtaagtatTTCTAAGAACATCATTATTATCTGgtaataaaaaaattgtaaccatgACTGCCTGGACTGGATGGTACTTACTGTAGGGACAAATGGCATGTTTTATACTGTGGGCAGTGacttgcattgtcttgttttcCAAGAAACTCATTGCATGCTTCTGgttaacaataaattaaaaatgtcaGTGGCATTAACATTTTTCTGGGTATATGGAGATATTTTTCCTTTGAAAatgtcttttgttttctttcacaGAAAAAAACCTGCAAACAAGTTATTGAGAAATTTGAAGAATCTGCAAAGTCAAGAAGAGCTGACATTATCAAAATAGCCATGGAGGGATGATTATAGTCgttatatttttagttttttttctgcCATGAACTCTGCCAAAGCTATGCTTTTATCTTTCTGTGTACTTTTTCTCAAGCTTTGTGTCATTTTCTAAAAGATCAGTATCCATGATATTGCAACGATTTATTTTTCTACATTCAAACATGTCTTATAAGCTTTCATATTATTGTTCATGCATCCAAATCCTCTAAACTGGACTTTTGTATTGTGGCTAGCACTTTGGCAGACTTGCACTAAAtttgtttaatgttatgttttgtgTACAGTATTTTTGTGTCTTTGTCTAAATTGTGTAGGTTATTTCTCCTTTCATTACAGCATTTAATACTACATCCATACTAGATACATCAACACTCATACGCCACATTTAGTAACAGGTTTTCAtgtgaaacaaaataaaagccaaGCAGTTGTGGAAGACTCCATGTTTTTATTGTGTGATTTGTAGAGTTGTTTGTTATATCACCAGTCTATAGACACGGGTAGGATTTGAAAATACttattcattttcatcagctgttttatcctattcagggttgttgCAGGtcagcaaggcaggaataccctgcacagggcaccagtccatagCAGGGCATAGCAGACAATGATGTTGAACAAGAGGGCCTGACTCACAGTTTCTGTTACAGATCATTTCAAAGGTGTTTCATGACAACGGTcagtgctctgtgcaggccagtcaagttcttccacaccaaactcacccaacaatgcctttatggactttgcattgtgcaatggggcacagtcatgctggaatagaaaagggccttccctaaactgttcccacagAGTTAGAAGTATATGATTGTCCAAAATTTCTTGGTTTGCTGAAAATGTTCCTTTTATTGGATGAAGGGCATAAGTCAGCTCCTGAGAACCACCTCATAGCAGTATCCCTTCATCACAATTGGCACAATGCAGCTAGGCAGGTAACACTTTCCTGGTATTCGTTAAACCCAGGCTCGTCCATAAAATTGCCAGATAAAGTTTGATGTTAAATAACGCTactggcaattttgtatctctaattcacccaACTTAtattttttggactgtaggaggataTTGGGCTCTTGctggaaacccacaaagacacaagaacatggaaatcaaacccaaaaCATGCTACCCCAAGGTCTGTCCCAATGCTATATAGCCCTTTGGGGGGTGgtgcggtggctcagtgggtagcactgtcgccttacagcaagaaggtcctgggttcaatccccgggTGGAGCTGTGCTTGcataggtttcctctgggagttctggtttcctccacagtccaaagacatgcaagtgacacctcactggagatacaaaattgtccatgactgtttgacattaaacttgtgaactgatgagtcttgtgtaaccgGTAAcgtcctgtcctgtcatgaatgtaacaattGTGTAAAAGATTACGTTAAAAtccgaataaataaatatagcctCATGGCCGTCTGTCGGTCGTGGtctctcgtctctctctctctctgtgtgtgggtgtgtgtgtgggtgtgtgtgtgtggaggggatTTGCAGGACCACTGCTGTACACACCGAGCAGCCAGCGTTGCTGCAGAAGCTGAGACTAAAGCTGATGTGCACAATGAGTTTCGGGCTGTTGGTCATCATGGCTGGATTATTTGGATTGCTCAGTTTCAGTCTGCTTGCCGTGGCAGTGGGCACTGAGTACTGGTACATTATAGATGCCGACCAAGTCGTCAACTCCAGCTGGCACTTCGCCAGTTCGCACTCGGGATTGTGGAGGATTTACGAAGGTGCTGTGAGTTTCTCTACAAACACCTGAGAGCAACTTTGGGTTTGTTATAACGGCTGGGGTGGATAGCGTACTGTCACGTAATTCCGCACGGTTCTAATATTGTTACAAACGAAAGACTTTTGGTGACGAATTTTATAGTAATACTGATATGCGCggaattaataaacaaatagtaATGcgaactgttttttttcttgatttATTTTCTGTCTCTTAAAATTACACGCTCAGTCACCCGTGTAACGTGTAGGAATGCCGGTGAATCAACAGGCGATTCATGTATCGATTCCTTTTAGCAACTGCTTTTATTTATACACCGACTCGTCGAAATAAACCAGTTAAGCTGTTATAATTCAGGTAATATAGCATCTTGGCGATTGAGACCATTATTCTAGCTGCTTAGTCTTCACACTATTGTGgacttgtgtgtgtggaatcatTCAAATCTGTATGGAACATGGTGACCACACTTTACATGTTAGTGATGCAGAATTCATTCCAATTTGACTagtcatttatttgtttgcCAAGCATGTCACCAACATGTCATTTAGTCCACTACACCGTACTGACCATCTTGTTAATTCTTGGCCATCTTGTtaaaagggcagtggtagctcagtggtagccaagttgccactgttgggcccctgggcaaggctctcaaccctcaattgctcaaatcgtattcaatgataattgtaaattgctttggataaaagcgtctgctaaatgtcaaaaatgtaaatgttaaactaaCCTCAGCCCATTTATATATAATGATTAGAAGCTGATGATTAGAACCGAATCTTTCAACCTCGTCTGGATAGATTCAGTATTTATAGCTTTGCTACACGAATACAGAAGTTATACAAACTAATTCTGATCAACCAcaatcaatcagtcaatcaATATTTAGTTTTGCTGAGTTTAGCTAAATATTGATTTTAGCTGTGTCTGCCCTACCAATTccaggtgtataaaatgaatttaaacaattgtatgcttccaactttgtgacaAGTGCCAGTATGACTGTACCTCTATGTACCATGAAGACAAGGTATGACAGTTTGTCATAAAAAATGTATCAATCACAGTGGCCTGCACTTGTCCTGACCCCTGTTGAGATTAAGAGCCAGGCCTTCTGGTCAAACCTCACAAACGCTTTTTAGACTGCATGGGCACAAACTCCTAAAGACACACTAAAATCTTGTAAAAGCCTCCTCTGAGGTGCTTTAATCTATAAAGATGCAATTCAatagagttgaggtcagggctttgtgtgaCCCACTGGAGTTCCTACACAACAAACTCAACAAACCATTTCTTTATAGATTTTACTTTGTCCACAGGGCcgctgtcatgctggaacaagaaatgACCTTTTTCAAGCTGTTACTGCCAAAGTAGAAGCATGTCATTTTTTAGTATAAGTGATTTTATACACGTTACAAACCCCATCTCTGGGAAAAGTagggacattttataaaatgcattaaaaacaagaatttgAGATGGTGAATGTTTTCAGTGGCCAACtgaattgtattttataaatataataaaaataatttgtaataaatgaatttgaTGACTGCAATATAAGAAAGTTGGGAAAGGTATTTTTTGTCACTGAGTAtactaactgttgcagtttgGGGCTTTGGTGAAtacgtttggccatatggtgtacaTGTACCTTACAAATGTATGTTATTCTTTAAGTTAAACTTTAGCTCTACACATACTATTACAATTCAGATTTTAGTCTTTACTATACTATAAAATAACCAATTTTAATACCAAGCTTGCAAAAAGATTTAGAAAAACATAAGCATTCAAATCCAGATAAAAAAAGAACCAAGTAGTGCAGAagcttttaaatattaattctcATGCTTTATGTTCAACATGTTGACTTCACTTCAAGTTGCTTATTTATGATCATATGTTTATCAGTTAAGATACCAATAAAATATGCctgtaaataaacatatttaaaagagaaaactTGGGTCTCTTGGGAGGTGTCCTTACATATTGTCTTGGATACTGGTGGGCCTTGAAGGTAAAAATGTTAAGAGCGTCTGGGCTGTAACCATCTGTCCTCATTCATAATGGAACAGCAACTGAAACTGGTAgactttttaattttatttcctttCCTTTGTGTAGGCACACTGTCAGTATGAGTAATATAAGCAAAATATAAGCAAACTGATTCTTTCAAACTGTCtggatcaaatacttataaTTCAACTGAGCCAacctatttatttttgtatttgtagcACTGGTGTACTCATTCAAATTGAAACAGCATATGTTATTGGTAGActatttttttcccccttgTGTAGGCTCACTTCCAATGCAAATTCTGCATGTAGAAACTAATACATTCCACACTTGTTTGAATAATGTTTTTCACAGAAAAGAATGGCAGTTATCATGACATCTCCTTCTATATGGACACTTCAGAGCTCACCGAGCAGGAGAAGCACCTTTTAAGTGAGTCTGGGAATGTGCCTTtaaaattaatacaataaaatcaatgGAAATTAGCTTGGTTTATCTACACAGATGTCTCAGAAAATAGTTTTATTTGCTCATATTCTtgatttgtaaatgatggtctAAATAAATATGCATGTTTGAAGGGTACTTAATATTCTCTTTTTGTAGATCTGCACCGTGTCATTGTCATCTTACTGCCTGTCAGCCTGGTACTGATGGTGTTTGGAGGCATCTTTGGCCTGGTGGGTTCCCTCGCCCGCAGTTATACCATTCTTACTGCCGTAGCTGTGTACTTCCTCATCTGCAGTAAGTGGGTTAGTTTTACTGTAAAGCTCTTTGGCCATGGTAGCTCTGTATTCTTGTTaagtaattaaaacatttatatgtaaatataaaaatttacACAAAATtgtaacaaaaaacaaaactgaacttgttttttaattgctttttggGAATAAGCAGACATTATATTCATAGGCATCCATTCATTTTAAACAGCGAGTACAGCCAAGTGGCTTCCCAATGCAATGCACGGATCGACATCATCAGCTACCTCTTTAATA is a window of Trichomycterus rosablanca isolate fTriRos1 chromosome 22, fTriRos1.hap1, whole genome shotgun sequence DNA encoding:
- the LOC134300305 gene encoding transmembrane protein 235-like; this translates as MSFGLLVIMAGLFGLLSFSLLAVAVGTEYWYIIDADQVVNSSWHFASSHSGLWRIYEGANGSYHDISFYMDTSELTEQEKHLLNLHRVIVILLPVSLVLMVFGGIFGLVGSLARSYTILTAVAVYFLICSIFTLSGVCIYVSYSQQALHELQQMVSAELLAHVHVSFGWSLTTACLSYTLEVATGILLTVAAHVAHRELHQSPQLLSP
- the LOC134300044 gene encoding baculoviral IAP repeat-containing protein 5-like, with amino-acid sequence MELMKEDLKIYFFENRIATYSGWPFDEDCACTSENMAKAGFIHTPTDNSPDVAQCFFCFKELEGWEPQDDPVKEHKSHSPACNFILLKKTVDELTVEEILKLQKERQKFHIKKTCKQVIEKFEESAKSRRADIIKIAMEG